In a genomic window of Quercus lobata isolate SW786 chromosome 4, ValleyOak3.0 Primary Assembly, whole genome shotgun sequence:
- the LOC115987255 gene encoding 4-hydroxy-tetrahydrodipicolinate synthase, chloroplastic-like → MAALKCNSLSLRGPALQFARPTSPDNYKRNAKWRSPQAAVIPNFHLPMRSLEVKNRTSTDDIKALRLITAIKTPYLPDGRFDLEAYDDLVNMQIVKGAEGIIVGGTTGEGQLMSWDEHIMLIGHTVNCFGGSIKVIGNTGSNSTREAIHATEQGFAVGMHGALHINPYYGKTSKEGMVSHFESVLSMGPSIIYNVPSRTGQDIPPRVIHTIAQSAYLAGVKECVGNDRVKQYTDNGIVVWSGNDDECHDSRWSYGATGVISVTSNLVPGLMRELMFGGKNPSLNAKLMPLMEWLFLEPNPIGLNTALAQLGVVRPVFRLPYVPLPLAKRVEFVNLVKEIGRENFVGEKDVQVLDDDDFILIGRY, encoded by the exons ATGGCTGCTTTGAAGTGCAATTCTTTGTCACTCAGGGGCCCTGCTCTACAGTTTGCGCGTCCCACCTCTCCCGATAACTATAAGAG GAATGCAAAGTGGAGGTCTCCGCAAGCGGCTGTAATACCTAATTTCCATCTTCCAATGCGCAGTTTGGAAGTTAAAAATAG GACATCTACAGATGATATAAAGGCTCTTAGATTGATAACAGCCATCAAAACTCCATACCTACCTGATGGTAGATTCGATCTAGAAGCGTACGATGACTTGGTGAACATGCAGATTGTCAAAGGCGCTGAAGGTATTATTGTTGGTGGCACAACTGGTGAAGGCCAATTGATGAGCTGGGATGAACATATAATGCTTATAGGCCACACAGTAAACTGTTTTGGTGGATCAATTAAGGTTATTGGAAACACTGGAAGCAATTCCACAAGGGAAGCAATTCATGCTACTGAACAGGGTTTTGCTGTTGGAATGCATGGTGCCCTTCACATTAATCCCTACTATGGCAAAACCTCCAAGGAGGGAATGGTTTCTCACTTTGAAAGTGTTCTATCAATGGGTCCCAGCATCATATACAATGTACCTTCGCGGACTGGCCAAGATATTCCCCCACGTGTAATTCACACTATAGCCCAGAGTGCTTACTTGGCTGGTGTTAAGGAGTGTGTTGGAAATGATCGGGTCAAACAGTATACAGATAACGGTATAGTAGTGTGGAGTGGGAATGATGATGAGTGTCATGATTCTAGATGGAGCTATGGAGCGACTGGGGTGATATCTGTTACTAGCAACCTTGTTCCTGGATTAATGCGGGAACTTATGTTTGGAGGAAAAAACCCTTCACTGAATGCAAAGCTCATGCCTCTGATGGAGTGGCTTTTTCTTGAGCCAAATCCCATTGGCTTAAACACGGCTCTTGCTCAACTTGGAGTTGTGAGGCCAGTTTTCAGGCTCCCATATGTACCTCTTCCTCTGGCAAAGAGGGTAGAGTTTGTTAATTTGGTGAAGGAAATTGGCCGGGAGAATTTTGTAGGAGAAAAAGATGTTCAGGTTCTTGACGATGATGACTTTATCTTAATTGGTCGGTATTAG